AAAACTACTTTTTGATACTAACTCATTTTTATCAAATACGTTTACAAAATAAGTTCCTTTAGCAAAATCTTTTCCTGGTAATTGTTCTGAAACTTCAACTGTTTTATTTTCATACTTAACCGTTGATGTAAAACTATACGTCAAAGAAGTTTCTCCAAAAGAAATTGTTGCTTTATCACCAAGAACATTATTTTTAGCATCAATAACCTGAACATAATAGGTTTTATCTCCCGATTTTGCAATTTTGTTCTCAGCAATTGTAAACTTGATTTGCAACATATCAGTTCTACTAGCTTTATCAGTTTCTATTTGTTTTCCTGAACTTCTAACTTTGTAAGCAGCAGTTTTCAAATTAGTAATTGATAATTTTTGTCCTTTTTCAACTGTTTTTGCCAATTCTTCATTTTGACCTACAAGAACTTGATTGTAATTTTTAGAATCCTCAAGAATTACTTTTGTACTATCTAAATCTGTAGTAAGTTTTTCATTTTTAGATTTTAAAACTTCAACTTCAGCCATCAAGTTTTTCATTCTTTGTTCCAAAGCTTTGTATTGATCTCTATATTTTCTAAGTGATGCATTGTCACCTTTTGAAACTTTTAATTCTTGAATTAATTTTTCAACTTTATCTCTTTCAGCAATCAATTCATCTGAAATTGAAGTGTTTTCTGCAATTGCTGCATCATAAGAAGTTTTTAATTCAGATAAATCTTTTAATACATCTTCTTTTTCTGATTTAGTAACTGTAACAACGTTTTGCAAAGTTTTTGCATCCGAAGTCAATTTGAAAATATAAATCAAACTACCAACCAATAATACTGATAATATAATTATTATTGATTTTAACTTAGAATTACTATTCTGATTTTCCATAAAAAAATTGTTTTAGTTTTAACAAAAGTAATAATATTTAACATAATAACGCAGGATATATATTTATATTATATTTTTGGGAAAACTTTAACTTAATGGAAAAATTAATACCTTTTTCTATAAATGATTTAGCCAAAGTGACCAATCATCGTAGTGGTGAAGTCAAATTTGGGGAAAAAATGCTAACGGTTCCAAAAGATGCCTCGCCTTTAGAATTCTTGAAAACATGTCCTGCAAAATTTGTGCTACTTGGAGTTCCAGAAGATGTAGGTGTAAGAGCAAATTATGGTCGTCCTGGTGCATCAAGTGCTTGGGAAAGTGCCATTAAAGGAATTGCAAATATTCAGCATAATCGATTCTGTAAAGGAAGTCAAATACTTGTTTTAGGTACTTTAGATGTTTCGGAACAAATGGAATTAGCTAAAGATTTAAAATTTAACATTACTAATGACCGAAAAAAACTAAACGAATTAGTTACTCAAATTGATAAAGATTTAGCCCATATTATAAGTTGTATTATCAAATGCGATAAAATTCCAATTATTATTGGCGGTGGACACAATAACGCCTATGGAAATATAAAAGGAACGGCACTTGCACTTGGTAAACCTATTAATGTAGTTAATTTTGATGCGCATTCCGACTTTAGAATTTTAGAAGGAAGACACAGTGGAAATGGATTTTCATATGCATACGAAGAAGGTTTTTTAAAAAAGTATTTCATTTTTGGATTACATGAAAACTATACTTCAAAAAATGTTTTAGACAATCTAAAAAAACTAGAAAGTCAAATAAATTTCAATACTTATGATGAAATAGGGGTTAGAAAAGAAAAAAGCTTTACTGGAGAATTAAATAGAGCACTAGAATTTATAAAAAATGAAGCATATGGTATAGAAATCGATTTAGATTCTTTGCCAAATATTCCTAGTAGCGCAATGACTTTAAGCGGTTTTTCAATAGAAGAACTTAGATATTTTATTAGCCATTTTGGAAATCATAAAAACTCAAAATATATTCATATTTGTGAAGGCGCACCAGAACTTGGAGATGAAAAAAACAATCATTTAGTTGGAAAATTAATTGGTTATCTTGTAACTGATTTTATGAAATCGAAAAGAGAATTTTAGATAAAATTTTATCAAGTTTAAAAACCTTATCTTTGCCTCGACTTACAAAAAACAGTAAGTAATCAATATGTTATTCGAAGATTTATCATTATCAAAAAGTATTCAAAGAGCTGTTTTTGAAGAAGGATATACTAGTCCAACGCCAATTCAAGAAAAAGCAATACCAATAGTTCTATCAGGAAAAGATTTAGTAGGTTGTGCTCAAACAGGTACAGGAAAAACTGCTGCTTTTGCAATTCCTATCATTCATAATTTACATAGAATGATTGGTTCATCAAAAAAGACCAAAGTAATTCGCTGTTTAGTAGTTACTCCTACCAGAGAATTAGCTGTTCAAATTGGTGAAAGTTTTGACACTTATGGAAAATATACCAACCTAAGACAATTAACCATTTTTGGCGGTGTTTCGCAAGTGCCACAAGTTGATCAGCTAAAAAAAGGAGTTGATATATTAATTGCTACACCAGGTAGATTATTAGATTTACACAAGCAAGGCTTTTTAGATTTTGATCATTTGCACTTTTTGGTTCTTGATGAATCCGATTTAATGCTTGATATGGGATTCATAAATGATGTAAAGAAAATTGTAAAATTAGTTCCATCAAATAGACAAACTTTATTGTTTTCGGCCACAATGCCATTAGCTATTAGAGAATTAGCAGACACATTTTTAACAAAACCCGAATATGTATCTGTAACACCAGTTTCATCTACCGCAGAAATTATAGAGCAGCAAATTTATTTTGTTGATAAAGAAAACAAACGCGGACTTTTATATCACTTAATTCGCAATGAAAATTTAAAAGATGTTTTAGTTTTTGTCCGCACCAAACATGGTGCAGATAATGTGGTAAAAGCGTTAAAAAAGCAAGGAGTAAATGCCGAAGCAATTCACGGTGATAAATCGCAAACTGCAAGACAACGTGTTCTAGACAGTTTTAAAAACAAAGAAATAACCGTTTTAGTTGCAACTGATATTGCTGCGCGTGGAATTGATATTGAAAGTTTACCATTTGTAATTAATTTTGATTTGCCTAATATTCCTGAAACTTATGTTCACAGAATTGGAAGAACTGGTCGTGCTGGAAACAATGGTGTTTCAATATCGTTTTGTGGACGTGATGAAGAAACCTATTGGAAAGACATTTTAAAATTGATTAAAGTAAATGTAAAAACTATAAAAGACCATCCTTTTCCTTGGAAAGAAAGTGTTCCAAATCCTGAGGCTAAACCTGATTTAAGAAACAAAAAGAAGAATAACTCAGGTAATAAATCTAGAAAATCTGAAGGCTCTAAAAAAAATAAAAAGCGATGGTATTAATCATCGCTTTCTTTTTTATGTAAATGGTTTGATATTATTTGATAAAGTTTTGTAGGTTCGAATGGTTTAATCAAAATATCATTCATTCCTGATGCAAAAACTTCATCTGAAACTTCTTGTTTGTCAAAAGCTGTTAAAGCAACGATTGGCATTTTATAACCTTTCTCTCTAATTTTTCGAGTAGTTTCAAAACCGTTTATTAGTGGCATGTTTATATCCATTAATATTACGTCAAAATTTTCTCTTTCAATAGCAACTAATGCTGCATATCCATCATCAACAATAGTGCAATTCAAATTACTGTTTTGAATAATCTTTTTGGTCACTAATTGATTGATTTTATTGTCTTCAATTACCAATATATTATAAGTATGTTGTAATGATAAATCAACTTCAATTTCATTAATAATTGCTCTTGACTTTTCTTCATCATGTTCAAAACCAATTGTAAAACTAAAGGTTGTTCCAACTCCTTCTTCACTCTCAAGTTTAATTTCACTATTAAATAATTTTATTAAACTAGATACAATTGAAAGTCCTAAACCTGTTCCTTGATAATCTTCTTCTTTTCTCTCAATTTGAACAAATTTGTCAAAAATATTTTTCTGATGTTCTTCGGCTATTCCAACTCCATTATCTTTTACTTTAAAAGCAATGTAATAAGTGGTGTTTTCAATTCTTTCTAAATCTGCAGTAATAGAAACTTCTCCATTTTTAGTAAATTTCAGAGCATTACTCATTAAATTCATAATTATTTGTGACAATCGAAGTTTATCACCAATTAAGAACTCAGGAATTTCAGTATCTATTTCAATTACAAGTTTGTTGTTGTTTTTATCTGCAATGTATTCAATTGAACTTTTTATAGTTTCAATTTCATCAGCTAAATTGAATATTAAATCTTCTAAAACTAACTTCTTTTCCTCTATTTTATTTATTTGCAAAACATCATTAACTAATGACAATAAATATTTTGCAGAAAACTTTAAAGATTTTAAATGTGGACTATTTGCTAGCTCTTTATGTTCGTCTAATAAAATATTTGTAATTCCTATTACACCATAAAGCGGCGTTCTTAGCTCATGTGTAATTGTTGAAACAAACTGTGATTTTAATCGTGATGCTTCTTCAGCTTTTTCCTTAGCTATCTGAAGTTCATCATTTGCATATTTCAATTCAAGATTTAATTTTTCTCTTGTTTTTATACTTTTATAAAGCGTCAACAACAACAGTAATAATATTATAACGATAACCATAAAAAGAATTAAAACCAGTTTTGAAGTTTTAATAATCTTTGTACTCTTTTCGCTTTGATCTTCTATTTTTTCTAATTGAATTTTATATTCATCTAACTCAATGCCCAAAGCTTGCTTTTCAAGACTTGTCATTTTGTCTTCAGAATATAACTCTTTGTGTAAAGAATCATGTTTTGCTGAATATTTTTCCTCTAAATCCTTTTCATCAAATTCTTTATAATGCTTTTTTAGATTTTCATAAATATTTAAAACAAATGAGTAGTTTTCGGTTTCATTTGCAATTTTTAAAGCATTAAAATAATTCTTCTCAGCCTCAGCTTTATCTTTTAAGTAGGTATTTTGCATACCTTGTAAAATATAGAAAGACAACTTAGCATCTTGAGTTCCTTTTTTTAGAACATAACTTCTAAGTTGATTAATCAAAAACTCAACATTTTCATAATCTTTATCAGCAAAATAAGCACTTGCTAAATTTAGTTTTCCGTAAACAATTTGACTTGAATCCTTAATTTTCTCAGCAAATTCTATTGACTTTTTATAGTATTCAATGCCTTTTTTAACATCTACATCATTAAAATAATAAGCACTTCCCAGATTTCCATAAATCCAGTTATTCAATGTATCATTCTTAACTAGCTTAGCAAACTTCAATGCTTTTTCATAAAATTCAATGGCTCTTTTTGAGTCAGAACACTCATCATAAATAGCTGCAATTGTATTGTATGATTGTGCTATATATGAATTATCGTTAATTGAATAGGATTTAATTAAAGCTTCTTTGGATGATGACAAAGCCTTGTCGTAATGTGCATCTCCAAACTCATCAACAGCATTTCTTAGGTATTTTTTAATTAATGATTTCTCTTCAACATTATTTTTTTGGGCAAAAAATGAGTTGAAAACAAAAAAAGATATAATAGTTAGCAGAAATTTATTAATGCTATTCATTGATTAAGTTTAGTCATCAAATATATGATAAATCAAAAAAAAATCCTGAAAACTCAGGATTTTTTTAATTTATTAAGTTAATTTCTAATCAACTTTCTATATTTAATTCTTTTTGGAGTTACATCTGCTCCTAGACGTTTACGTTTGTTTTCCTCATATTCAGAAAAACTTCCTTCGAAGAAATATACTTCAGAATTTCCTTCAAACGCTAATATATGAGTACAAATTCTATCTAAAAACCACCTGTCGTGACTAATAACAACTGCACAACCAGCAAAATTTTCCAAACCTTCTTCTAAAGCACGAAGTGTATTTACATCCAAATCATTGGTTGGCTCATCCAGCAACAATACATTTCCTTCTTCTTTTAAAGTCATTGCAAGATGCAAACGGTTTCTTTCACCTCCAGAAAGCGCAGAAACTTTTTTGTTTTGATCGCTTCCCCCAAAGTTGAACCTTGATAAATATGCTCTTGAATTAACTTGTCTTCCACCCATTAATATTAATTCTTGTCCATCACAGAAATTCTCCCAAATGGATTTATTTGGATCAATATTTGAATGCGATTGATCAACATAAGCTATTTTAACAGTATCTCCAATTGAAAACTCACCAGCATCTGGTTTTTCTTCATTCATAATCATTTTGAAAATGGTAGATTTACCAGCACCATTAGGACCAATAATTCCAACAATTCCAGCTTGAGGTAAGGTAAAGTTTAAATTATCATAAAGTAATTTATCGCCAAATGCTTTTGCTACATTTTTTGCTTCTATTACATTATTTCCTAATCTAGGACCATTTGGAATATAGATTTCTAATTTTTCGTCTAATTCTTTTTGGTCTTCATTTAAAAGTTTGTCGTAATTCTGTAAACGAGCTTTTTGTTTGGTTTGTCTTCCTTTTGCACCTTGACGTACCCATTCTAACTCACGTTCCAAAGTTTTTCTGCGTTTTGAAGCCACTTTTTCTTCTTGTTCCATTCTTTTAGATTTTTGGTCTAACCAAGAAGAATAGTTTCCTTTCCAAGGAATACCTTCACCTCTATCTAGTTCTAAAATCCATCCTGCAACGTTGTCAAGGAAATATCTATCGTGCGTTACTGCGATTACAGTTCCAGAATATTGCGCCAAATGTTGCTCTAACCAAAGAACTGATTCAGCATCTAAGTGGTTTGTTGGTTCATCTAACAACAATACATCAGGTTGTTGTAATAGTAAACGGCAAAGCGCTACTCTACGTTTTTCCCCACCAGAAAGGACATTGATTGGAGTATCAGCATCTGGAGTACGAAGTGCATCCATTGCAACTTCTAATTTATTATCAATTTCCCAAGCACCAGCTGCATCTATTTTATCTTGAAGTTCAGCTTGTCTATCCATCAGTTTTTGCATCTTATCAGTATCTTCATAAACTTCTGGTAAACCAAACATATCATTTATTTTATTGAACTCATCTAAAATAGCCATTGTTTCGGCTACACCTTCACGCACTATTTCAATAACAGTTTTTGTTTCGTCTAGTTGTGGTTCTTGTTCAAGATAACCAACAGTATAACCTGGTTGAAAAACTACATCTCCTTGATAGTTTTTATCTACTCCAGCAATAATTCTTAACAAGGATGATTTACCCGAACCATTAAGCCCAAGAATACCAATTTTTGCTCCATAGAAAAAGCTTAAATAGATATTTTTAAGCACTTGCTTATCACTTCCTTGATAAGCTTTGCTTACGCGCTGCATTGAAAATATTACTTTCTTATCGTCTGACATAACTAATTTTTAATTAAAATTATACAAATATAGTTCTAAATAAAAGAATACAAAAGATGATTTTTGCACTTTTGAGATATGATTTTCTTAAAAAAAGAAAACCTCTAAATGTTTTAAAGGTTTTATAATTGGTAAATTTTAAGAATCAATTAATTCACAAACTTTTTGGACAATATTTTATTGTCTTGTGTTGTTATTTTAACAATTAAAACTTGCTGATTAGCTTTCAAATTCTTGATTGAAGTAGTTGATGCATTAACATCTTTTTGTTCTACTATCAATCTTCCTTGAAGATCATAAACTTTTACATTGTTCATTGTCAAATTACCCGAATTTATATTTACAATTCCATCATTTTTGTAAACTATGACATTATTTAAGTCTAAATCAGGATTATTAATTCCTAATGCATTAGTCGTATATCTCAACACAAAACGGTTGTTATAAATTCCAGGTTCTGCATTAAAAGTGTAGCTATCGGTTTTCAAATTTGTTGTTATACCTGTTACAATGTCTTCAAGAAAAACATCTTGATTAACAAACAATCCATCTACATTACTAATACTAATAGTCAAAGGACTAGTAATAGTAGTTTTAAATCCTAATGGCACAATATCACTTTCATCAAATGGTAAAGCTCGTCCTTGAATTCCTAAATTCTTATCCTGATTTATACTGTAAAAATTCACATATTGATTTGCATTCAAACTCTCACCATCAAAAAGATTATCTAACTCATTTGTTGCACCAGTTACATAACCTATTAATGTCTGTTTGAAAACACCTTGAGTATTTGTTAAATCTAACCAAATACGATTTCTTTCAATGGTATTGGTAGTTCTAAAAAATTGAGAATTATTACCAGTTATTCCTCCAACACCAACTCTCATCGCATTTGAAAAATCGATTGTTGTATCCCCATTTGTAAGAGCTGGATTTTTACTATTAACAAAGAATCCTTGTCCAGATGCAATTTTACCTGATGGAGCTGATGAACTGACGCCAGAATTTAGTGCTACAGCTGCAGTTGATACTCCACCAGTACGATTATATGAAGCATAATCATTAGATGTATAAACATTATTTGCAATTGGTGTATTATGAGTCCAGAAATATAAAGTCCCATTAAGAACA
The window above is part of the Flavobacterium sp. PMTSA4 genome. Proteins encoded here:
- a CDS encoding GAS domain-containing protein, coding for MENQNSNSKLKSIIIILSVLLVGSLIYIFKLTSDAKTLQNVVTVTKSEKEDVLKDLSELKTSYDAAIAENTSISDELIAERDKVEKLIQELKVSKGDNASLRKYRDQYKALEQRMKNLMAEVEVLKSKNEKLTTDLDSTKVILEDSKNYNQVLVGQNEELAKTVEKGQKLSITNLKTAAYKVRSSGKQIETDKASRTDMLQIKFTIAENKIAKSGDKTYYVQVIDAKNNVLGDKATISFGETSLTYSFTSTVKYENKTVEVSEQLPGKDFAKGTYFVNVFDKNELVSKSSFTLR
- a CDS encoding formimidoylglutamase — encoded protein: MEKLIPFSINDLAKVTNHRSGEVKFGEKMLTVPKDASPLEFLKTCPAKFVLLGVPEDVGVRANYGRPGASSAWESAIKGIANIQHNRFCKGSQILVLGTLDVSEQMELAKDLKFNITNDRKKLNELVTQIDKDLAHIISCIIKCDKIPIIIGGGHNNAYGNIKGTALALGKPINVVNFDAHSDFRILEGRHSGNGFSYAYEEGFLKKYFIFGLHENYTSKNVLDNLKKLESQINFNTYDEIGVRKEKSFTGELNRALEFIKNEAYGIEIDLDSLPNIPSSAMTLSGFSIEELRYFISHFGNHKNSKYIHICEGAPELGDEKNNHLVGKLIGYLVTDFMKSKREF
- a CDS encoding DEAD/DEAH box helicase, with the translated sequence MLFEDLSLSKSIQRAVFEEGYTSPTPIQEKAIPIVLSGKDLVGCAQTGTGKTAAFAIPIIHNLHRMIGSSKKTKVIRCLVVTPTRELAVQIGESFDTYGKYTNLRQLTIFGGVSQVPQVDQLKKGVDILIATPGRLLDLHKQGFLDFDHLHFLVLDESDLMLDMGFINDVKKIVKLVPSNRQTLLFSATMPLAIRELADTFLTKPEYVSVTPVSSTAEIIEQQIYFVDKENKRGLLYHLIRNENLKDVLVFVRTKHGADNVVKALKKQGVNAEAIHGDKSQTARQRVLDSFKNKEITVLVATDIAARGIDIESLPFVINFDLPNIPETYVHRIGRTGRAGNNGVSISFCGRDEETYWKDILKLIKVNVKTIKDHPFPWKESVPNPEAKPDLRNKKKNNSGNKSRKSEGSKKNKKRWY
- a CDS encoding ATP-binding response regulator, encoding MNSINKFLLTIISFFVFNSFFAQKNNVEEKSLIKKYLRNAVDEFGDAHYDKALSSSKEALIKSYSINDNSYIAQSYNTIAAIYDECSDSKRAIEFYEKALKFAKLVKNDTLNNWIYGNLGSAYYFNDVDVKKGIEYYKKSIEFAEKIKDSSQIVYGKLNLASAYFADKDYENVEFLINQLRSYVLKKGTQDAKLSFYILQGMQNTYLKDKAEAEKNYFNALKIANETENYSFVLNIYENLKKHYKEFDEKDLEEKYSAKHDSLHKELYSEDKMTSLEKQALGIELDEYKIQLEKIEDQSEKSTKIIKTSKLVLILFMVIVIILLLLLLTLYKSIKTREKLNLELKYANDELQIAKEKAEEASRLKSQFVSTITHELRTPLYGVIGITNILLDEHKELANSPHLKSLKFSAKYLLSLVNDVLQINKIEEKKLVLEDLIFNLADEIETIKSSIEYIADKNNNKLVIEIDTEIPEFLIGDKLRLSQIIMNLMSNALKFTKNGEVSITADLERIENTTYYIAFKVKDNGVGIAEEHQKNIFDKFVQIERKEEDYQGTGLGLSIVSSLIKLFNSEIKLESEEGVGTTFSFTIGFEHDEEKSRAIINEIEVDLSLQHTYNILVIEDNKINQLVTKKIIQNSNLNCTIVDDGYAALVAIERENFDVILMDINMPLINGFETTRKIREKGYKMPIVALTAFDKQEVSDEVFASGMNDILIKPFEPTKLYQIISNHLHKKESDD
- the ettA gene encoding energy-dependent translational throttle protein EttA; amino-acid sequence: MSDDKKVIFSMQRVSKAYQGSDKQVLKNIYLSFFYGAKIGILGLNGSGKSSLLRIIAGVDKNYQGDVVFQPGYTVGYLEQEPQLDETKTVIEIVREGVAETMAILDEFNKINDMFGLPEVYEDTDKMQKLMDRQAELQDKIDAAGAWEIDNKLEVAMDALRTPDADTPINVLSGGEKRRVALCRLLLQQPDVLLLDEPTNHLDAESVLWLEQHLAQYSGTVIAVTHDRYFLDNVAGWILELDRGEGIPWKGNYSSWLDQKSKRMEQEEKVASKRRKTLERELEWVRQGAKGRQTKQKARLQNYDKLLNEDQKELDEKLEIYIPNGPRLGNNVIEAKNVAKAFGDKLLYDNLNFTLPQAGIVGIIGPNGAGKSTIFKMIMNEEKPDAGEFSIGDTVKIAYVDQSHSNIDPNKSIWENFCDGQELILMGGRQVNSRAYLSRFNFGGSDQNKKVSALSGGERNRLHLAMTLKEEGNVLLLDEPTNDLDVNTLRALEEGLENFAGCAVVISHDRWFLDRICTHILAFEGNSEVYFFEGSFSEYEENKRKRLGADVTPKRIKYRKLIRN